The Desulfocurvus vexinensis DSM 17965 genome contains the following window.
GCGGGGGATGGTGTCCACCTGCAAGGGCACTGGACCGTCGGCCCCCCCAGCCAGGGGGAACTCGCGGACCTTGCTGAATGCCTGCTCCCAGGAAAACGCCATGCCTTTTTCGCCGTCGTTGCGGAAGTGTGGAGGGCGCCTCCAAGCCATGGGCGCCCTGGTGGACGCAATTGTAGCGTTGCCCGAAGGTATTGACAATACAAAAAGACTTCACTTCCCTGCTGCGGACTGCATCGGCGGGGCACGCGGGAATTTCCGGGCCTTCCCGGGGCGTGCGCCGGAAGCGGGGCGGGCGGGGGAAACCCTTGGCCCCTGCCGGGTTCGGCCCCGGAGCGCCGGACGGAGGCCCCGGGGCTGGCATCGCGGCATTCTTGTATGCTGCAAGAGAAGAGGGACACATGAATTGTCCTTCCAGTGCATGTCGCTGCACTTCAATTCCAGCGGCAACCCTTGCATGTTCTTCCTCATGCAGCACCACTGATGCGGGTGCTTTCAGGGGTGCGTACCGGCCTGCTGCTGGCCGCTACAGCGTGGGGCGAGGCCCGGCGGGCGGCTTCGCATGCGGGTGTTGCCGTCGCCGTTGGCCTGCGCTATGTTGCGCGGCGGTGGCGGACGCCCGGGCAGGGCGGGCGCGCGCCGCGTCGGCACGCCGGGGCCCGGGAGGCCGGAGCGGAAAAAGCGGTTTTGTTTTTCCCGGGCCTGTCGTAGTTTCGACCCTGCGCCCGGACGGAACCATGGGCCCGCGGCGTCGGCCGCGCCGGACAGGCCGCCACGCAGACACCGGCAGATACTGGCAGGCACCGGCTGATACTGGCAGATACCGGCAGATACCGAGAGACATGGGCACGGACAGTCTGATCAAATTCCTGAACGTCGTGGGCAGCGTGTACGACGCCTACTCGGCGGTGCTTTTCCTGCCCGCCGTGGCGGGCGAGGGCTTCTGCATCGCGGGCAAGTTCAGCCTGGGCGACGGCATCGACGACGCCACGGTCATCATGCCCGGCCAGGGGCTGGTGGGCTGGATCCTGCGCAACAAGCAGCCGCTGCTCATCAACAATTTCGACCAGAAGCGCAGCCATCTGGGCTACTACGACCCCAGGGACGAGAGCCAGATCAAGGCCTTCATGGGCTGCCCGGTGCAGGGCGGCGGGGCGCTGTGCGTGGACAGCCGCCGCCAGTATTCCTTCAGCGACAAGGACCAGAAGATCCTCGATCTCCTGGCCCGGCTGGCCTGCGACATCCAGTCCAGCGGGTTCCTCCTCGGCCAGGCCATGGAGGAGAGCCGCTTCTACCGCACCCTGCAACACATGGTGGACCTGCGCACCCGCTCCCCGCGTTGGTCGGCCTATCTGGCGGCTTTCCTGGAACTGCTGGCCCAGGCCA
Protein-coding sequences here:
- a CDS encoding GAF domain-containing protein translates to MGTDSLIKFLNVVGSVYDAYSAVLFLPAVAGEGFCIAGKFSLGDGIDDATVIMPGQGLVGWILRNKQPLLINNFDQKRSHLGYYDPRDESQIKAFMGCPVQGGGALCVDSRRQYSFSDKDQKILDLLARLACDIQSSGFLLGQAMEESRFYRTLQHMVDLRTRSPRWSAYLAAFLELLAQATGFAHCFLAERDENGANYFLEGVPAEFFPPGTPHPGMVPIKSGLVGYVFNSAQAVFSGDRGCCPAGKSLFGKDVPAPDLGSFVLLPVVFGRKTRGVLVLCSPDLVAVTPAMRIFLAQATANLSLFLENLYLQARLASHASGS